A genomic window from Candidatus Denitrolinea symbiosum includes:
- a CDS encoding alanine dehydrogenase, which yields MNIGIPKERRPFEYRVGLSPAGVEMLSQMGHRIFVEHDAGVGAGFGDLEYEKAGAQIVYSGEETYGRADLLLKVARPLREELEWMPPGSALMGALHLASARQDKLDILLEKKITAIAYEQIRLPDGSRPVLRPFSQMCGAMAASIAARCLQNDFGGKGILLGGMPGVPPAEVAILGGGMVGTYAAQSLLGLGAHVIVLDRDLFALQRISDRFPAVSTMVSTPRNIERVAQFADVLIGATLAPGARTPLLVSREVVRSMKPRSVIIDIDIDEGGSIETARPTTHDRPTYVEEGVIHFCVPNITSVVARTCVHSYVNAAMPFIAELAEKGVEKAIDENPAILAAVGTRGGTLLHAGRFAANKEAANGLD from the coding sequence ATGAACATTGGCATACCAAAAGAGCGCCGCCCGTTCGAATACCGCGTCGGACTGTCGCCCGCCGGCGTGGAGATGCTCTCCCAAATGGGACACCGCATCTTCGTCGAGCATGACGCGGGCGTGGGCGCGGGTTTCGGCGACCTGGAATACGAAAAGGCCGGGGCGCAGATCGTCTACTCTGGCGAGGAGACGTACGGCCGCGCGGACCTGCTGCTCAAGGTGGCGCGTCCGCTCCGCGAGGAACTGGAGTGGATGCCGCCGGGCAGTGCGCTGATGGGCGCGCTTCACCTGGCGTCGGCGCGGCAGGATAAACTGGACATCCTGCTCGAAAAGAAGATTACGGCCATCGCCTACGAGCAGATCCGCCTGCCAGACGGCTCGCGCCCGGTCCTGCGCCCGTTCAGCCAGATGTGCGGCGCGATGGCGGCTTCGATCGCGGCGCGCTGCCTGCAAAACGACTTCGGCGGCAAGGGGATTTTGCTGGGCGGCATGCCTGGCGTGCCGCCGGCGGAGGTGGCGATTTTGGGCGGCGGCATGGTCGGCACGTACGCGGCGCAGTCCCTGCTCGGGCTGGGCGCGCACGTCATCGTGCTGGACCGCGACCTGTTCGCCCTGCAGCGCATTTCCGACCGCTTCCCGGCCGTCTCGACGATGGTTTCCACGCCGCGGAACATCGAACGCGTGGCGCAGTTCGCGGACGTTTTGATCGGCGCGACGCTGGCGCCCGGGGCGCGCACGCCCCTGCTCGTCTCGCGCGAGGTCGTCCGCTCGATGAAGCCGCGCTCGGTCATCATTGACATTGACATTGACGAAGGCGGCAGCATCGAAACCGCCCGCCCGACCACGCACGACCGGCCAACGTATGTAGAGGAGGGCGTCATCCATTTTTGTGTGCCGAACATCACCAGCGTGGTCGCCCGCACCTGCGTCCATTCCTACGTCAACGCCGCCATGCCCTTTATCGCGGAATTGGCTGAAAAGGGCGTGGAAAAAGCCATTGACGAAAACCCCGCCATCCTGGCCGCCGTCGGCACGC
- a CDS encoding ornithine--oxo-acid transaminase — protein MNTQEYIALEEQYGARNYRPLDVVIERGEGVWVYDVDGRKYLDCLSAYSAVNQGHVHPKILEAMLEQAKKLTLTSRAFRNDQLPLFYKELAEMTGYEMSLPMNSGAEAVETAIKLARKWAYTVKGVARHQAEIIVCAGNFHGRTTTIISFSTEPSYRDNFGPFTPGFLVAPYGDAEAIRRLITSNTAAVMLEPIQGENGVIIPPTGYLKQVADLCKETNVLMIADEIQTGLARTGRMFACDHEGVRPDMTIVGKALSGGFYPVSAALADASLMGLFQPGEHGSTFGGNPLAAAVGRAALRVIRDEKLADRSRDLGAYFVEQLSEIPSPHVKEVRGRGLLIGVELKPSAGGARRFCEALQAKGILAKETHDHVIRFAPPLVIDQETIDWALPSIRETLNMK, from the coding sequence ATGAACACCCAGGAATACATTGCTTTAGAAGAACAATACGGCGCGCGCAACTACCGTCCGCTGGACGTGGTGATCGAGCGCGGCGAAGGCGTGTGGGTTTACGACGTGGACGGTCGGAAGTATCTCGACTGCCTGAGCGCCTACTCCGCCGTCAACCAGGGACACGTCCACCCGAAGATCCTCGAAGCCATGCTCGAGCAGGCGAAGAAATTGACGCTCACCTCGCGCGCCTTCCGCAACGACCAACTGCCCCTGTTCTACAAGGAACTGGCCGAAATGACCGGCTACGAAATGTCCCTGCCAATGAACAGCGGCGCGGAAGCGGTGGAAACGGCCATCAAACTGGCGCGCAAGTGGGCCTATACCGTCAAAGGCGTGGCGCGTCACCAGGCCGAGATCATCGTCTGCGCGGGGAATTTCCACGGGCGGACGACCACCATCATCTCGTTCTCGACCGAACCGTCATACCGCGACAACTTCGGCCCGTTCACGCCGGGCTTTCTCGTCGCGCCCTACGGCGACGCGGAAGCCATCCGCCGCCTCATCACGTCCAACACGGCTGCGGTCATGCTCGAACCCATCCAGGGCGAGAACGGCGTCATCATCCCGCCGACCGGCTATCTCAAACAGGTGGCGGACCTGTGCAAGGAGACCAACGTCCTGATGATCGCGGACGAGATCCAGACCGGCCTCGCTCGGACGGGACGGATGTTTGCCTGCGATCACGAGGGCGTCCGCCCCGACATGACCATCGTCGGCAAGGCGCTTTCGGGCGGATTCTATCCCGTCAGCGCGGCGCTCGCGGACGCGTCCCTGATGGGACTCTTCCAGCCTGGCGAACACGGCTCGACCTTCGGCGGGAATCCGCTCGCGGCCGCGGTCGGACGCGCCGCCCTGCGCGTCATCCGCGACGAGAAGCTGGCGGATCGTTCCCGCGACCTGGGCGCGTACTTCGTCGAGCAGTTGTCCGAGATCCCCAGCCCGCACGTCAAGGAGGTGCGCGGACGCGGCCTCCTCATCGGCGTGGAATTAAAGCCCTCGGCGGGCGGCGCGCGGCGCTTCTGCGAGGCGCTGCAAGCGAAGGGCATCCTCGCCAAAGAGACGCACGACCACGTCATCCGTTTTGCCCCGCCGTTGGTGATCGACCAGGAAACGATTGACTGGGCGTTGCCGTCTATCCGCGAAACGCTGAATATGAAATGA